A genomic window from Onychostoma macrolepis isolate SWU-2019 chromosome 22, ASM1243209v1, whole genome shotgun sequence includes:
- the gtpbp2b gene encoding GTP-binding protein 2b isoform X2 produces MDVQVANHCSIKSAAKASIPQNAAECGIDNTPKKKPRSRRGRRGKRRRGKKANEPPPFLPPELKLVNPTQYRFEHLATQLKWRLQEGRGEAVYQIGVEDNGLLVGLTEEDMKASLKTLRRMAEKVGADITLLREREVDCDRARRKIAEVLVRKVPDDQQFLDLRVAVLGNVDSGKSTLLGVLTQGELDNGRGRARLNLFRHLHEIQTGRTSSISFEILGFNSKGEVVNYSDSRTAEEICESSSKMITFIDLAGHYKYLKTTIFGLTSYCPDFAMLVVGANTGIAGTTREHLGLAMALKVPIFIVVSKVDLCGKSTVEKTVRQLERVLKQPGCNKVPMVVSNPDDAVTAAQQFAQSSSVTPIFTLSSVSGENLDLLKVFFNILPPLSNSKEQEELMQQLTEFQVDEIYSVPDVGTVVGGTLYSGVCREGDRLVVGPTDDGRFLRLKVCSIHRNRSGCRVLRAGQAATLALGNFDRSLLRKGMVMVSPKMNPTICWQFEAAIVLLFHAKTFRRGFQVTVHVGNVRQTATVECLLGKEELRTGERAVVCFRFLKHPEYLRVGAKLLFREGVSKGIGHVTHLLPSTQNHVPDQNRNQNHS; encoded by the exons ATGGATGTGCAGGTTGCAAACCACTGCAGCATCAAGTCTGCAGCGAAAGCGAGCATCCCGCAGAATGCAGCTGAATGCGGGATCGACAACACACCAAAGAAGAAACCCCGCTCGAGGAGAGGCAGGAGAGGCAAGCGACGGAGGGGCAAGAAGGCCAACGAGCCTCCGCCGTTTCTACCCCCGGAG TTGAAGCTGGTAAACCCCACACAGTATCGTTTCGAACACTTGGCCACACAGTTGAAATGGCGACTGCAGGAGGGCCGCGGGGAGGCCGTGTATCAGATTGGGGTGGAGGATAACGGTCTGCTGGTTGGACTCACAGAAGAAGATATGAAAGCCTCGCTTAAGACTCTTCGCAGAATGGCTGAGAA GGTTGGAGCCGATATCACGCTcctgagagagagggaggtggACTGCGATAGAGCGCGACGGAAAATCGCTGAAGTTCTTGTGCGGAAAGTTCCAGATGACCAGCAG ttCCTGGATCTCCGTGTGGCTGTTCTGGGTAACGTGGACTCAGGGAAGTCAACTTTGCTGGGGGTGCTGACTCAGGGCGAGCTGGATAACGGACGGGGCAGGGCCAGACTCAACCTCTTCAGACACCTGCATGAGATTCAAACCGGACGGACGTCCAGCATCAGTTTTGAAATCCTGGGCTTTAACAGCAAAGGAGAG GTTGTAAACTACAGTGACTCCCGTACAGCAGAGGAGATCTGTGAGAGCTCTTCTAAGATGATCACTTTTATTGACCTGGCTGGTCATTATAAGTACTTGAAGACCACTATATTTGGCCTGACAAGCTACTGCCCAGATTTTGCCATGCTGGTGGTGGGAGCTAATACTGGCATTG CTGGCACAACTAGAGAGCATCTGGGTTTGGCGATGGCGCTGAAGGTGCCCATATTCATTGTGGTGAGTAAGGTGGACCTCTGCGGTAAAAGCACAGTGGAGAAAACGGTCCGTCAGTTGGAGAGAGTGCTCAAACAGCCCGGCTGCAACAAGGTCCCAATGGTGGTGTCCAACCCTGATGATGCCGTGACGGCTGCACAGCAGTTTGCACAATCCTCCAG TGTGACGCCCATCTTCACCCTCTCCAGTGTGTCTGGGGAGAATCTGGACCTTCTGAAGGTCTTTTTCAACATTCTTCCTCCTCTGAGCAACAGCAAGGAGCAAGAGGAGCTCATGCAGCAGCTCACGGAGTTCCAG GTGGATGAGATTTACAGTGTTCCTGATGTAGGAACAGTAGTTGGTGGAACACTGTACAG TGGTGTGTGTCGTGAAGGAGACCGGCTGGTTGTGGGCCCCACCGATGATGGGCGGTTCCTGAGGTTGAAGGTGTGCAGTATCCACAGGAATCGCTCCGGCTGCCGCGTGCTAAGAGCCGGACAGGCCGCCACACTTGCACTTGGGAACTTTGATCGCTCATTACTACGAAAG ggCATGGTCATGGTGAGTCCCAAAATGAACCCTACAATTTGCTGGCAGTTTGAGGCTGCCATAGTCCTCCTGTTCCACGCCAAGACTTTCCGCCGTGGTTTCCAAGTCACAGTGCACGTGGGGAATGTAAGGCAGACCGCCACGGTGGAGTGTCTCCTTGGAAAG GAGGAGCTGCGGACAGGCGAGAGAGCCGTAGTGTGTTTCAGATTCTTAAAGCACCCTGAGTACTTGCGCGTGGGAGCCAAGCTGCTCTTCAGAGAGGGGGTGTCCAAAGGCATCGGACACGTGACGCACCTCCTACCCTCCACCCAGAACCACGTGCCTGATCAGAACCGCAACCAGAACCACAGTTAG
- the gtpbp2b gene encoding GTP-binding protein 2b isoform X1, protein MDVQVANHCSIKSAAKASIPQNAAECGIDNTPKKKPRSRRGRRGKRRRGKKANEPPPFLPPEAEEGNIEYKLKLVNPTQYRFEHLATQLKWRLQEGRGEAVYQIGVEDNGLLVGLTEEDMKASLKTLRRMAEKVGADITLLREREVDCDRARRKIAEVLVRKVPDDQQFLDLRVAVLGNVDSGKSTLLGVLTQGELDNGRGRARLNLFRHLHEIQTGRTSSISFEILGFNSKGEVVNYSDSRTAEEICESSSKMITFIDLAGHYKYLKTTIFGLTSYCPDFAMLVVGANTGIAGTTREHLGLAMALKVPIFIVVSKVDLCGKSTVEKTVRQLERVLKQPGCNKVPMVVSNPDDAVTAAQQFAQSSSVTPIFTLSSVSGENLDLLKVFFNILPPLSNSKEQEELMQQLTEFQVDEIYSVPDVGTVVGGTLYSGVCREGDRLVVGPTDDGRFLRLKVCSIHRNRSGCRVLRAGQAATLALGNFDRSLLRKGMVMVSPKMNPTICWQFEAAIVLLFHAKTFRRGFQVTVHVGNVRQTATVECLLGKEELRTGERAVVCFRFLKHPEYLRVGAKLLFREGVSKGIGHVTHLLPSTQNHVPDQNRNQNHS, encoded by the exons ATGGATGTGCAGGTTGCAAACCACTGCAGCATCAAGTCTGCAGCGAAAGCGAGCATCCCGCAGAATGCAGCTGAATGCGGGATCGACAACACACCAAAGAAGAAACCCCGCTCGAGGAGAGGCAGGAGAGGCAAGCGACGGAGGGGCAAGAAGGCCAACGAGCCTCCGCCGTTTCTACCCCCGGAG GCTGAAGAGGGAAACATTGAATACAAG TTGAAGCTGGTAAACCCCACACAGTATCGTTTCGAACACTTGGCCACACAGTTGAAATGGCGACTGCAGGAGGGCCGCGGGGAGGCCGTGTATCAGATTGGGGTGGAGGATAACGGTCTGCTGGTTGGACTCACAGAAGAAGATATGAAAGCCTCGCTTAAGACTCTTCGCAGAATGGCTGAGAA GGTTGGAGCCGATATCACGCTcctgagagagagggaggtggACTGCGATAGAGCGCGACGGAAAATCGCTGAAGTTCTTGTGCGGAAAGTTCCAGATGACCAGCAG ttCCTGGATCTCCGTGTGGCTGTTCTGGGTAACGTGGACTCAGGGAAGTCAACTTTGCTGGGGGTGCTGACTCAGGGCGAGCTGGATAACGGACGGGGCAGGGCCAGACTCAACCTCTTCAGACACCTGCATGAGATTCAAACCGGACGGACGTCCAGCATCAGTTTTGAAATCCTGGGCTTTAACAGCAAAGGAGAG GTTGTAAACTACAGTGACTCCCGTACAGCAGAGGAGATCTGTGAGAGCTCTTCTAAGATGATCACTTTTATTGACCTGGCTGGTCATTATAAGTACTTGAAGACCACTATATTTGGCCTGACAAGCTACTGCCCAGATTTTGCCATGCTGGTGGTGGGAGCTAATACTGGCATTG CTGGCACAACTAGAGAGCATCTGGGTTTGGCGATGGCGCTGAAGGTGCCCATATTCATTGTGGTGAGTAAGGTGGACCTCTGCGGTAAAAGCACAGTGGAGAAAACGGTCCGTCAGTTGGAGAGAGTGCTCAAACAGCCCGGCTGCAACAAGGTCCCAATGGTGGTGTCCAACCCTGATGATGCCGTGACGGCTGCACAGCAGTTTGCACAATCCTCCAG TGTGACGCCCATCTTCACCCTCTCCAGTGTGTCTGGGGAGAATCTGGACCTTCTGAAGGTCTTTTTCAACATTCTTCCTCCTCTGAGCAACAGCAAGGAGCAAGAGGAGCTCATGCAGCAGCTCACGGAGTTCCAG GTGGATGAGATTTACAGTGTTCCTGATGTAGGAACAGTAGTTGGTGGAACACTGTACAG TGGTGTGTGTCGTGAAGGAGACCGGCTGGTTGTGGGCCCCACCGATGATGGGCGGTTCCTGAGGTTGAAGGTGTGCAGTATCCACAGGAATCGCTCCGGCTGCCGCGTGCTAAGAGCCGGACAGGCCGCCACACTTGCACTTGGGAACTTTGATCGCTCATTACTACGAAAG ggCATGGTCATGGTGAGTCCCAAAATGAACCCTACAATTTGCTGGCAGTTTGAGGCTGCCATAGTCCTCCTGTTCCACGCCAAGACTTTCCGCCGTGGTTTCCAAGTCACAGTGCACGTGGGGAATGTAAGGCAGACCGCCACGGTGGAGTGTCTCCTTGGAAAG GAGGAGCTGCGGACAGGCGAGAGAGCCGTAGTGTGTTTCAGATTCTTAAAGCACCCTGAGTACTTGCGCGTGGGAGCCAAGCTGCTCTTCAGAGAGGGGGTGTCCAAAGGCATCGGACACGTGACGCACCTCCTACCCTCCACCCAGAACCACGTGCCTGATCAGAACCGCAACCAGAACCACAGTTAG
- the cbx6a gene encoding chromobox protein homolog 6a isoform X2, whose translation MELSAVGERVFAAEAILKSRVRKGRIEYLVKWKGWALKHSTWEPENNILDDRLITGFEQKEREQELYGPKKRGPKPKNFVLKARAQAGDRPRSSNTRRTPPRTTAKPPASSSSASAAPPQPSSSSSYNTAPTPRVHSLAAAHKLKKDIHRCHRMSRRPLPRPDPLGDPTGSTSSSRPPISPFSETVRILNRRVKPREVKRGRIILNLKVIDKAENGGVASRRTPQSFAGRAKIPSRNRIIGKKHGDMPYRPFQHPMKMLGFPMYGQPFGLNPCGSMSSVANEGSNTGVNRRGGGCCDSHSSANAQKFQYQPPPSPSSSSGSNNSSTSPQKQATQPEAPTKLDSAASSRSRDASQPHPKSSSAPFLPSSPSYSSSPSSSLEDEDHGSPNLATSRGGKRKLRHRTQVGRASVCQ comes from the exons ATGGAGCTGTCGGCGGTAGGAGAGCGGGTTTTCGCCGCAGAAGCCATCCTGAAAAGCCGCGTTAGGAAA GGTCGAATCGAGTACCTGGTTAAATGGAAAGGTTGGGCGCTAAA ACACAGCACATGGGAACCAGAGAATAACATCTTGGATGATCGACTCATCACGGGCTTTGAGCAAAA GGAGCGGGAGCAGGAACTTTACGGCCCAAAGAAACGTGGACCTAAACCAAAAAACTTTGTACTAAAG GCACGGGCACAGGCGGGTGATAGACCTCGGAGCTCAAATACTCGACGCACTCCACCTCGCACTACTGCGAAGCCTCCCGCCTCTTCCTCTTCTGCAAGTGCAGCTCCTCCTCAGCCTTCATCGTCCTCTTCCTACAACACTGCTCCAACCCCCAGAGTGCACTCTCTCGCCGCTGCTCATAAACTGAAGAAAGACATCCATCGTTGTCATAGGATGTCTCGAAGACCTTTGCCGCGACCTGACCCCCTAGGTGACCCCACGGGATCCACGTCCTCATCCCGTCCTCCCATCTCTCCGTTCTCTGAAACTGTCCGCATCCTCAACCGCAGGGTCAAACCGCGGGAGGTGAAGCGAGGACGCATAATCTTGAACCTGAAGGTCATTGACAAAGCCGAAAACGGTGGAGTAGCAAGTAGAAGGACACCGCAGTCGTTCGCGGGGCGGGCGAAAATCCCATCCCGGAATCGCATCATTGGGAAAAAGCATGGGGACATGCCTTACAGGCCTTTCCAGCATCCTATGAAGATGTTAGGCTTCCCGATGTACGGCCAACCATTCGGGCTTAACCCCTGTGGGTCAATGTCCTCCGTGGCCAATGAAGGATCCAACACCGGAGTCAATCGGAGAGGTGGAGGCTGCTGTGATAGCCATTCCTCTGCAAATGCGCAGAAGTTTCAATATCAGCCTCCACCTTCTCCATCCAGCTCCAGTGGGTCTAACAACAGCTCCACTTCACCTCAGAAACAAGCAACTCAACCTGAAGCTCCAACTAAATTGGACTCTGCAGCCTCATCACGTTCCCGAGATGCCTCCCAACCTCACCCTAAGTCCAGCTCTGCGCCATTCCTCCCTTCCTCACCTTCCTATTCATCCTCCCCGTCATCCTCTCTTGAAGACGAAGACCACGGCTCTCCGAATCTTGCCACTTCTCGGGGCGGAAAGCGGAAACTTCGACATCGAACCCAGGTGGGTCGAGCTTCGGTCTGCCAG TGA
- the cbx6a gene encoding chromobox protein homolog 6a isoform X3: protein MELSAVGERVFAAEAILKSRVRKGRIEYLVKWKGWALKHSTWEPENNILDDRLITGFEQKEREQELYGPKKRGPKPKNFVLKARAQAGDRPRSSNTRRTPPRTTAKPPASSSSASAAPPQPSSSSSYNTAPTPRVHSLAAAHKLKKDIHRCHRMSRRPLPRPDPLGDPTGSTSSSRPPISPFSETVRILNRRVKPREVKRGRIILNLKVIDKAENGGVASRRTPQSFAGRAKIPSRNRIIGKKHGDMPYRPFQHPMKMLGFPMYGQPFGLNPCGSMSSVANEGSNTGVNRRGGGCCDSHSSANAQKFQYQPPPSPSSSSGSNNSSTSPQKQATQPEAPTKLDSAASSRSRDASQPHPKSSSAPFLPSSPSYSSSPSSSLEDEDHGSPNLATSRGGKRKLRHRTQ, encoded by the exons ATGGAGCTGTCGGCGGTAGGAGAGCGGGTTTTCGCCGCAGAAGCCATCCTGAAAAGCCGCGTTAGGAAA GGTCGAATCGAGTACCTGGTTAAATGGAAAGGTTGGGCGCTAAA ACACAGCACATGGGAACCAGAGAATAACATCTTGGATGATCGACTCATCACGGGCTTTGAGCAAAA GGAGCGGGAGCAGGAACTTTACGGCCCAAAGAAACGTGGACCTAAACCAAAAAACTTTGTACTAAAG GCACGGGCACAGGCGGGTGATAGACCTCGGAGCTCAAATACTCGACGCACTCCACCTCGCACTACTGCGAAGCCTCCCGCCTCTTCCTCTTCTGCAAGTGCAGCTCCTCCTCAGCCTTCATCGTCCTCTTCCTACAACACTGCTCCAACCCCCAGAGTGCACTCTCTCGCCGCTGCTCATAAACTGAAGAAAGACATCCATCGTTGTCATAGGATGTCTCGAAGACCTTTGCCGCGACCTGACCCCCTAGGTGACCCCACGGGATCCACGTCCTCATCCCGTCCTCCCATCTCTCCGTTCTCTGAAACTGTCCGCATCCTCAACCGCAGGGTCAAACCGCGGGAGGTGAAGCGAGGACGCATAATCTTGAACCTGAAGGTCATTGACAAAGCCGAAAACGGTGGAGTAGCAAGTAGAAGGACACCGCAGTCGTTCGCGGGGCGGGCGAAAATCCCATCCCGGAATCGCATCATTGGGAAAAAGCATGGGGACATGCCTTACAGGCCTTTCCAGCATCCTATGAAGATGTTAGGCTTCCCGATGTACGGCCAACCATTCGGGCTTAACCCCTGTGGGTCAATGTCCTCCGTGGCCAATGAAGGATCCAACACCGGAGTCAATCGGAGAGGTGGAGGCTGCTGTGATAGCCATTCCTCTGCAAATGCGCAGAAGTTTCAATATCAGCCTCCACCTTCTCCATCCAGCTCCAGTGGGTCTAACAACAGCTCCACTTCACCTCAGAAACAAGCAACTCAACCTGAAGCTCCAACTAAATTGGACTCTGCAGCCTCATCACGTTCCCGAGATGCCTCCCAACCTCACCCTAAGTCCAGCTCTGCGCCATTCCTCCCTTCCTCACCTTCCTATTCATCCTCCCCGTCATCCTCTCTTGAAGACGAAGACCACGGCTCTCCGAATCTTGCCACTTCTCGGGGCGGAAAGCGGAAACTTCGACATCGAACCCAG TGA
- the cbx6a gene encoding chromobox protein homolog 6a isoform X1, whose amino-acid sequence MELSAVGERVFAAEAILKSRVRKGRIEYLVKWKGWALKHSTWEPENNILDDRLITGFEQKEREQELYGPKKRGPKPKNFVLKARAQAGDRPRSSNTRRTPPRTTAKPPASSSSASAAPPQPSSSSSYNTAPTPRVHSLAAAHKLKKDIHRCHRMSRRPLPRPDPLGDPTGSTSSSRPPISPFSETVRILNRRVKPREVKRGRIILNLKVIDKAENGGVASRRTPQSFAGRAKIPSRNRIIGKKHGDMPYRPFQHPMKMLGFPMYGQPFGLNPCGSMSSVANEGSNTGVNRRGGGCCDSHSSANAQKFQYQPPPSPSSSSGSNNSSTSPQKQATQPEAPTKLDSAASSRSRDASQPHPKSSSAPFLPSSPSYSSSPSSSLEDEDHGSPNLATSRGGKRKLRHRTQVGRASVCQVSDRTTAPLPEESRVPKEGDPDWHPEMAPSCANVVVTDVTTNLLTVTIKEFCHSGAGSEPSSPCQADKPPCPTTAAS is encoded by the exons ATGGAGCTGTCGGCGGTAGGAGAGCGGGTTTTCGCCGCAGAAGCCATCCTGAAAAGCCGCGTTAGGAAA GGTCGAATCGAGTACCTGGTTAAATGGAAAGGTTGGGCGCTAAA ACACAGCACATGGGAACCAGAGAATAACATCTTGGATGATCGACTCATCACGGGCTTTGAGCAAAA GGAGCGGGAGCAGGAACTTTACGGCCCAAAGAAACGTGGACCTAAACCAAAAAACTTTGTACTAAAG GCACGGGCACAGGCGGGTGATAGACCTCGGAGCTCAAATACTCGACGCACTCCACCTCGCACTACTGCGAAGCCTCCCGCCTCTTCCTCTTCTGCAAGTGCAGCTCCTCCTCAGCCTTCATCGTCCTCTTCCTACAACACTGCTCCAACCCCCAGAGTGCACTCTCTCGCCGCTGCTCATAAACTGAAGAAAGACATCCATCGTTGTCATAGGATGTCTCGAAGACCTTTGCCGCGACCTGACCCCCTAGGTGACCCCACGGGATCCACGTCCTCATCCCGTCCTCCCATCTCTCCGTTCTCTGAAACTGTCCGCATCCTCAACCGCAGGGTCAAACCGCGGGAGGTGAAGCGAGGACGCATAATCTTGAACCTGAAGGTCATTGACAAAGCCGAAAACGGTGGAGTAGCAAGTAGAAGGACACCGCAGTCGTTCGCGGGGCGGGCGAAAATCCCATCCCGGAATCGCATCATTGGGAAAAAGCATGGGGACATGCCTTACAGGCCTTTCCAGCATCCTATGAAGATGTTAGGCTTCCCGATGTACGGCCAACCATTCGGGCTTAACCCCTGTGGGTCAATGTCCTCCGTGGCCAATGAAGGATCCAACACCGGAGTCAATCGGAGAGGTGGAGGCTGCTGTGATAGCCATTCCTCTGCAAATGCGCAGAAGTTTCAATATCAGCCTCCACCTTCTCCATCCAGCTCCAGTGGGTCTAACAACAGCTCCACTTCACCTCAGAAACAAGCAACTCAACCTGAAGCTCCAACTAAATTGGACTCTGCAGCCTCATCACGTTCCCGAGATGCCTCCCAACCTCACCCTAAGTCCAGCTCTGCGCCATTCCTCCCTTCCTCACCTTCCTATTCATCCTCCCCGTCATCCTCTCTTGAAGACGAAGACCACGGCTCTCCGAATCTTGCCACTTCTCGGGGCGGAAAGCGGAAACTTCGACATCGAACCCAGGTGGGTCGAGCTTCGGTCTGCCAGGTTAGTGACCGCACTACTGCCCCACTTCCTGAGGAAAGCAGGGTGCCAAAAGAGGGGGATCCCGATTGGCACCCTGAAATGGCACCCAGCTGTGCCAATGTAGTCGTGACTGACGTCACTACAAACCTTCTCACAGTCACCATCAAGGAATTCTGCCATTCAGGAGCTGGTTCTGAACCCTCCTCCCCTTGCCAAGCTGACAAACCACCCTGTCCCACCACAGCTGCCTCTTGA